The DNA region TTCATCAATGCGTAGGAAAGTGACCTAACTAGGTGCAACacttaatctttatttttttaaaaaaattaatattattttttcaaaattcaaatgcaaataaaataatattttgagctgaaatataataaaaatattactattaatattaatatgtagAGTATATTATAGGATCCacaaaattaagttaataacTCAATTAAGATCTTTAGTATTAGAGTTCATAAATACGGTATGATAttcctcttaaaaaaaataatatggtaTGATATTGTTGGACCcgtagaaataattttttaaaaaaaactcatttaattAAGCAATCAAATATTGGAGATGTTGTTAATGAAATCTCCGGCTGTAATTATTCATGAATTAGATAATATGCTTTGATTgttagaaaaaaatgagaattaaaattgagttaatggcatattaatttttataccaAAGGACCACTTGCTCAGAGTCTCGGATGTGAAAGTCATTTGATTTAAAAGGTAGAGAAGGCGATAAACCTCATGCTATAGATTATTTTTTGCTTATTCAGTAGGTGAtggaataaaagaaagaagggcaattaaaaaaaaaaaacaatagcgtGTCAGTTTTTACTAATCCCTTAGTATCCAAATTAATAACctacttaattaattaggatTGTCAATcctttaagtttttaaattcaaaaggtTGACGGAAAGTAATATAATTAGTCAAACAGACTTGAGATTTGACAATAATAACTAGCAACTCTACTTGATAACGTTAGACTAATTGGATCGATGTGCCAAGTGATGTGAAGGGAGAAGTGGAAATGTAGGatatagttttatatattttttcattattcgtaagaaagcaaagaaaatatcaaacggtgcatatttaattaagTGAGTTAAACTTCTCTCCATATAGCagtagagaaaagaaaaaaagaaacatgtaagaaatagaaaatcaaGAAAAGAACATAAGTATGGTGGCGGTGTGGTGGTTTTGTGGTGGTTGCCTTCGTGTTGCGGTGGTTTCGTGTAGTAGTGTGCGTACTAATAAAAGTTTTcaatgtgaagaaaaaaaaacaccaaataGAAAGGGATTGCCTTGTTTATTTAAAGAcctatacattttttttgaaagCAAAGTTCTACACATTTATAATACTCAATCACGTATTTTCTAAAATAGCAATGCTGATGAGAGGGGAAATCAAACACAAATGATAACTAATGTTGAAGTTAGGTATACCGTATACATACTAATaggagataaaaattaatattcaaacTTTAAACCAATGAAAATCTTCTTTCGTGCTCTATAATCTATATAATATGACAacgataattaattttgaacttttgtttggtcGCGTGGGGCATGGCACGGCTGCGTACGTAACTTGAGAATTGTCAAATTATCGTTTGGCACATAATTAAATTCAAggataatatattatttgcaCGTGtttatttgtttacatatatatccCACACCTtcatcaaaactagtcactACCATTAGTAGTGGGATATGGGAAACCCAAGGTAAAATTCAAAGGCATGTGTGAAGAAATGAAAATGCTACATGGTAACATTCTTCTAATTTTCATACtaggattcaaattttaaatgtgaaTCAAGAATGTGTTTAGTAAGGTAAATAAACTAGTATTTGactgaaatttttatttgagcAAAATAGAGCTATATATTAAAGGAGTATATTTTTCTAACTTGTAATACTTTTTTGAAACTTCTTTATTTGAACTTATAAgcttctaatttatttatttttaaattttattctcatTATCTTATTGAAATTtctcatttatcttttaaaagtcTCACTCTCTTTCGCTTGTAATTATTTCTAACTCAAACAAAATTATCTTTGTGAGACTCATCCATTCATTTTGTTAAATACACCCTCACaagaagttttattattttgaatttttttacacaatttcATTAGTACAACTATGCGTGCGTGAATGTATCAATTTTTAGTCCTCGGGTTTGATcttcttttcactaatttcaaaaatctaataaaacccttttaattaagtataattttatttgaagtaGACATTATCGTATTGTGACTAAAAATTGGTTTAAATAATTTACTCtagatataaattaaaataggtaTCTTAAAAAGAACATTTCTAAGAATTATTTTTCAGcaacagttttatttttctaaaaaatgaaatttttattcctcttatgaaattttaatttctttattttttaattaagatattttattctttatttaaaaaaattgattttagtatcttattttttaattaagcatCTAGTCTCtcactttaaataaatttagaattttaGTATACCTAATCAATTTCAAATGTTAAGCATatacttttttaattcttttttttaacttaagcTTATCagcaattaaataattaaacagaatatttgtcacataattaacaaataaacatgaatcaattaaaattaataaaatataagttaatgTTTGAAATTGATCATACAgtaatgagtaaaaaaaatttataatatttttatttatgaaaatattataaatttataaaaattacattaagttcattgaaaaattaaaattaaaatatttaagattctaaaaattacacaattatgTTATATGtgttttcatattttgaaaatgttatATAATCCTTTTATTGTtcatattctaaaaaatatttctctctataaatataactaaacaataattttacattCATCTCTTATTGTTGCACATTCCATTTTTTAGAGATTTAGAGGAGCAAatctgcttttaaaaaaaataggaaaataaaatggtaaaaataaatatcattttattctttcttttatctctcatcacttttaactttcattttttttaaaaaaaaaagtttagagagatgacttatatttttttttatgggagCAAGTTTTTTGTTATGTATAAGAAATTACTACAGGAGCAACTGCCTCCACACCCCTCTGCATGGATCCGCCCCTATATAAAGGTGGTTAAGTTTCCTAGCTAGATAGATCATCACATTTGGAATAAGATCATCAaacaagattatatatatatataataaattagaatACACATCTTAAAAGATAAGAGTGATCTCAGTCttcctaattttaattaaaagttattaatattttttttcttttatttgttttgataaaGAACATATATATCTTTTACACTACAGACAACTATACTTGagttttgataatattattgtaggtgttaaaatttttattcaaatatttaatgtaaatacCTATGTATTCAAAGCTCAAACTTAAAATTActtgttaaattaaaacaattcaaTATAAGTTGATTAGAACAATTCAATATAAGTTTATTCACATGGCGAATGATCTCTCTTCTTTCCTTTAGATGTGTATTTCACACACTACTCttataacaagacaaaactttaTCCCTATAACTAAAAtgacctttttattttttatatatttaattatctgtataccctttttaatttattttattttatctctatttttaaattgaatttaaagaaattgttaaaagttaaaaatatgtattttgcaaCTATTTAAAAAGGCATAGTAGTCGAGCATGCATTATAAATAGTATtttgcaaaataattttttttttatcattttatactgTTATGtttagttttcttcttcttcttcatatttTGGATCGGattgttttagttttataaaataaagaatatttttgataaaattatttttcaaaatattcagaagttaaaaataatgtaaactttattaaaataaaatttattttgaatagtttCTCATAAAGTCAGGTTTTTCTGAAAAAGTGTTTtctctaatatatatatttttttctcaaaatctttaaaaattaatcattaaattattttatatcaaagacaattttttactttttaatctgtaaattttttttacatacaacgttaataaaatatttattataactaatttgtaataattaatcaaatatcaCATTACACTATTGAAATCATCTTCTTTGTTCAAAGATATATAGTGTTTTTCTTTACAAGTATCACTCTCTAATAATCACCTTAGTACGATTGTATTTAATAATTCCACTGTCAAACTAGATCACGGATTTAGACTGATTTAGATTAATTATACTAGTTGGCCATAAATATGTTTGAATGACAAACAAGTTTCATATTATTAAtcatcattaaaataataatttataactaaattaattttattgatattttaaaattaatattttagacaTGTATATCgtaatgttttaatttatattgtttattataaaaaatataattcattttaataatttaaaatttattaattttttagaaaaacaaataaaattgatttaaaattattattttttaaaaaatatatttgatatcttggaataattttattttattgtttaaataaaaataattcgtCTAAAtccatattaaaataaaaataaattattttgatattagtTACTCCACACAATTATTTAGAAATTAgttctattattatatatatgtatatatatatatatatatatatatatatatatatatatatatatatatatatatatatatatatataacgaaGCCTCGTGTTTATGGAATAATTGAAAACCGGATaagaaagaatttaaatttgttgcATAAGTCGTGTAAAgatttttacactattaattaccaaaaaaatattttaaaattatataaaaataattaaaattaattttgctgGTGTGTAAACTGTAAAGTGAATAAAAAGTCTGATCCAGTTTTAAGAGTGTAAACGTGGGTTCCCTCGAAATCTAAGCCACAATGTCACAGAGTGACAAAGAtggatttgtttttctctctctcttccatattaagtcgTGGGACAGGGACAGGTTCACAAACTCTGACCAAAGACCAGAGAGAGTTTCGATTCCAAACTTCTAATACTGGAAAAGTGGAAATGCTTTAGAAAAATCCATTTCtttattttgacttttgaaGTTGCAGGCTTGCAGCCCATATTGGTAACACTTACGTTAAAGACCCAGAGTTTTCATCAGTATTTGTCACAAGATAAAgttgtatatataaattattttgagaaaaatttaGTGCAATTCATGTATGAAACTGttattgtaaaccatttttttatgtattttttccatatgctttttattatttacttaaattcatatatacttaaaaaatgaTGAGTCTCAATAGGGTTGATTGAGTTGCATAATCCTTAAAATGGGATGCCATCacctttttctaaaatttagttataaataaattattttatattgtgaaTCTTATTTGTCATTTAGTAAATTTGAATGATAAATCATAGTATTAAAAAGcatattacaaataaatttaattaataatgataatattaaaagaattttataccAACATCTAATTTTAAGTTACTTCATAATTAAAAgtagttgtttttttaattgcaaATTCACAATAAATTAAAGTCTATTTTTTTCactgatttttctctattcagACTTCAGAgtctgaaaaattattttccaattGTAACATATTCCATACGGTATTAAATACGTGACATGGGTCTGGTCCAATACTATAGTCCATCCATACCTTACAAGCAATACAAAAACATGCCAACGAAGCAGGAAACTGAGAGGAAAATACCCTGCAAGAAGAGGAACACCAtttaatagtatatatattctcattaaaaattgatttttcgtTGTGTGTACCTTGAAACTGAAGAGTTTTAATTAAACTATGCTATGGTAATGAAACCGCGTTTTTGGTGTTTCACACTTTGTTCTTGACAGAGTCACCCCCAAAACAAGCCTAAATCGCCTTCTTcctctttccttcttctctttttttttttctctctctctctctcattcttttgGCCTTCAAAGTTCGAAGCAcccattttttgtattttcatttcccTAGGAGTTTGATTCTTTGTGGAGATTTTGCATTTATTCACTTTCCTTAAAGTTTGTTTCCCTGTTTGCTTTTTCGGATTGGTTTTGAGATTGAATTCTGAATTCTCGCAAATTCTCGCACCACCTACCCTTTATTCTCCTCTTTTGTAACATCAGAGATTGTTGTAAAGTTTTGCTCTTTCTGGGTTTTGAATTTTGTCACTTCCACCCTGAAATTCTACAAGGTGTTTGATGTTGGTATCATAATAAGTCAAACTATGGTTTTGAGGGTTTCTCTGATTCTGGTTCTCCTTGTGTTACACTGTTCCTGCACTGTGGAATCCATTTGGGGGCATCACAATGATCTCAACAAGAATGGATCTTCTCTTGCTGCAGTCAAGTTTCCTGATCATGCACACTTCAATGCTGTTTCTTCTTCCACAGAAACTGGGTGTAGTTTCTCCAAGTCAGAGAAATTTGAGCCTTCAGTTGCTACCATGGCATCAAATGAAGACACTGATGGTAAAGAGGGAGAGGCTTTTGTGGCAGCAAAACAGCACAAGCAATCTGTGAAACTCAATTTGAGACACCACTCAGTGAGCAAAGATTCGGAGCCTAAAAAATCTGTGGTTGATTCCACAGGGAGAGACTTGAAGAGAATTCAGACCCTTCACAGAAGGGTCATAGAGAAGAAGAACCAAAACACAATTTCAAGGTTGGAGAAAGCACAGGAGCACTCAAAGAAGTCCTATAAGCCACCGACAGTGGCTGCGGCGGCCCCGCCGGAGTATTTATCCGGTCAGCTTATGGCAACCTTGGAGTCAGGGGTCAGTCTTGGCTCTGGTGAGTACTTCATGGATGTGTTTGTTGGCACACCCCCTAAGCATTTTTCTCTAATTCTTGATACTGGTAGTGACCTTAATTGGATTCAATGTGTTCCTTGTTATGCTTGTTTTGAGCAAAATGGACCATATTATGATCCCAAAGATTCTAGTTCTTTTAAGAATATAACTTGCCGTGATCCAAGGTGCCAATTGGTGTCATCCCCAGACCCTCCTCAGCCTTGCAAAGGTGAGACTCAAAGCTGTCCATATTTCTATTGGTATGGAGATAGTTCCAACACAACGGGTGATTTTGCACTTGAAACATTCACTGTGAATCTCACCACACCTGAGGGAAAGCCTGAACTCAAGATTGTTGAGAATGTTATGTTTGGTTGTGGTCATTGGAATAGAGGACTTTTTCATGGTGCTGCTGGATTGCTAGGGTTGGGGAGAGGCCCATTGTCATTTGCTACTCAGCTTCAATCTCTCTATGGTCACTCCTTTTCCTATTGCCTTGTGGATAGGAACAGCAATTCAAGTGttagtagcaagttgatatttGGTGAGGACAAGGAGCTTCTCAGCCACCCCAATTTGAATTTCACTTCTTTTGTTGGTGGCAAAGAGAACCCTGTTGACACATTTTACTATGTCCAGATAAAGTCCATCATGGTTGGTGGTGAGGTGCTGAAGATTCCAGAGGAGACTTGGCATTTGTCAGCACAAGGTGGTGGTGGGGGTACAATCATTGATTCTGGCACCACTTTGACCTACTTTGCTGAACCTGCTTATGAGATTATCAAGGAGGCATTCATGAGGAAAATTAAAGGTTTTCCACTAGTGGAAACCTTTCCCCCTCTAAAGCCATGCTATAATGTGTCTGGTGTTGAGAAAATGGAGCTTCCTGAGTTTGCAATCTTGTTTGCTGATGGAGCTGTGTGGAATTTTCCTGTGGAGAATTACTTCATCCAGATTGAACCTGAAGATGTTGTTTGCTTGGCTGTTTTGGGGACTCCTATGTCTGCACTTTCAATAATTGGAAACTACCAGCAGCAGAATTTTCACATCTTGTATGATGTGAAGAAATCAAGGATTGGATATGCACCGATGAATTGTGCTGATGTTTAACTTCTTGTTAGGGGGGTGAAAGGTGTGTATAGGATAAAAACTATAAGCATGGCAATTCTTGaggttgatttttttcttttttggggaTTGATGGTAAGTGATATAcacagaagaaaggaaaaaggaaatcaGAATTTGTTTCTTCAGGTGGTATAGAACTAGGCCTAGGTAAATTATAGGGAAAAGGTCATTTACAATTACAAATACAAACATTTCATTGTTTTGTACACATTTATTAACTGCTTCAATTTTGAGTTCATTGTCACTTTCAATTCAATTTGTTATTGCCTCTTACTGTCATGCTTGGTTGATTTCCATGTTCTGTCTATATTCTCAAAATTAAACGTTACGATTTGCTGTAATATTTGCTAGTATTCTATTTTCTTGTGGACCATTTACTTTAATCTAtacatttcttttttctataatCTCTGTTTTAAAtctcggttttttttttctcgaatAACTGGTCAAATGCAATACGGTTGTTTTGCATATAAGCCTCCAATATATTATTTCAATGGCTCATCTGTTAGGTATGTggcacaaattttaaaaaaaaaaacaaagaaaatgagcATGCAAACAAAGACTGGGTCAGCTTTATTGTTAGGTGTCTCTGTATCAAGCATTTTGCCATCTTCCTTTATTTATTGTCTTTGGGAATTTCGGGCTACTCTAAAATAATAACACAtacctattttaaaattttctaatgtAATCTTTCTCTCGCCCTTTTCTTTCCCTCTCTTTCTTCGTAGGCCTTTCTTCTTGTTAAATGATTCTGATTTCTGAATACCAGTATCCAATAGAAAATAGCTCCACCTGTATAAAGTTTGAATGTGAACCTCAATTTATATGGTTGATTAAAAgtagagtttaattttgatacttTGTTCATTATTACAAAagttaatactttttatatgaCAAATTATATGAGAACGATTAATAAGTACTaatgattttagttttcttaaataagatcttaatttaaactttttagataaaaaatgtgattggaattttttttcactaaagTGATCAAGGGGACAGACTTATGTATTGAGGAGGGGTCAAGGCCCCCTTGATTTTTTcagaaaatttttaatatataatataatattttaatattaaattagttattttatttgaagacttttattatataaatattagtattaattatttattttttgataaaatattttattttctttttatagtattcattataaaaaataatgacattTCCCCTCtctttttagataaatattttatttttttataattttttatagtctTCATAATTCcaataattacatttatttcttttttaaaataaaatatttgacgttatttatttcctttattaatatatttttaataatatattattgttaatttaaaggccataaatattttaaaaatagatttttgagGCATACTGATAATTATatgttattcatttttattactattattcatatatttttttaatttatttttcttatatatttcatCATTATTCTTATCATTGTTAGGCTCCAATCTATTTTTCGCTTAAGTGTATGAGTCTAATTTTGACTTTATGAATCTAAATATCATTATATAAACTTTTGAAAAAGCAAATCAACTATTAAGTAGTATACTAACAAATCATTGATCCACATAATAATAAGTTTGATTctcttaaataagattttaggtttgaattttttgtgtgaagaaaacatatttgtgataaaaaaaaaatttcgttAAAGGTAATCAGTTAAGTTTTTTGACAAATATTAATCATTGATAAAGacgataaatattttataccaataacatgatataataaaaaatatgaagttgTATAAGACATTGGTTCAAattgatttcaatatttttagattttttcttatataaaataaatagttaatgtaaatttttgttataataaattatatttgatacCCCTAATTACTTTTAGGGAGTCCGTTTCTCATGATTAGTTAGATATCTTAGTAGAGATTAATCATTATTAATAAAGTTAGTAAATATTTTCCATAAATATCACGGtaacaaaattttctttatgacaacataaaaattatacctatttcaattaaattctcCAACGTATGTGAATGTTGTCCTTAGGTGGTGGGTACGGGTCCTTGGCTCCTCCATTTTCCTTTTGCTATTATTTTTCTCCCCTCACACCAAAGACGTATTATTTGTCAactttgtaaaagaaaattttatactaCAAAAAATCCACTTCTATTTGAAAACAGAGTTGTGATAATAACGTGGAAATGTGATTCTTTACTAGTCACCTATACTATTTGTTGGACATTTAATTGGTCGTGTTTTATGTGGAGAATAATCTTCTTTGACTACTAGGCAGCATGAGCATAGGCATAATTTCCTCCGCCAAACAACACTACTATGGTTTTGATTGCGAGGCATAGAGGTAAGCAAATAGTACTATTTTTCAACGCCTGATCACACGTTTAACAGTTGAGTGAGTCATCAATCAAATCAGTTTGGTGAActgaatttaatgtaaaataaatatgtatctcactcataaaaaagtaaatggTATGTTATCGGAAAAAGAATAGCATGTATCTTAATTTATACCCTTTTATGGTGGGATACACGTGAGAGGACATACCACATGCATCAAAGAATATGCTACAgtgtattttgatttattttatgaacatcggtttgaacaaaatttataagaaataagtttttacctgaattataattttgaaatttttaaacaaaaattcaaacataTACACCACGGTCTTTGGGTAGTGTTTGATTGTTTTCATCTTTGGTgtatttaatatgaaaattttaaaaattaatatgaatctCACTTTtacattctattttatttttcttttatttttacatttttttttctttaaaccaAACATACTTAGGTTTGACAGACATGAAATGCTTATGAGAAAACACGAATTAAAATTGACATTGTGTTATGAGAAAAATGCTttcctttcttcctcttttttttttttgttggtttgcCTTGACAAGAAACACCGCaagcaaaaattaattaattcccaATTGGGAATTGATTGCATCCTCCTCCTTCACacgagtttatatatatataaaaaagaattgttagaatataagtaaaataagATTGGAAAGGTTGAACACTAtacaaatgagaaaaaaattcataatttgatCTTAATTTAAAGTATgatgttaaatttaattatatgattgttgatgatttatttgtataaattttttcgATTTACCCCTCCTtgcataatataaatattattataaaaataaaacatttaaaaatattacatttatgACAGGTTATTTAGGACGGATTTGAAGAATCGATTTAGAATATgatgtaataataattttgtaattaaagaaataaaaatttatttttatgtcataTATTATAAGACGATTGTAAATAAATGTGGAATGTGACATTGTGACATTTCTTCGTTATCAAAAGCTTACCTTGGAATATGAACCAAATGACACAGTTGAAACTGTCCCTTCACACTCCAAATCTCAGTGAGGAGTTCTAGAAACTGATTGCCATCAAGTTTCTTATCATCCAAGAGCTTAACAACCTCAAGACAATCTGATTCTACTATCAACTTGGTTACTCTAGAATTACGACCCATGAACATCCCATAAAGAATAGCCATAAAGCTTCGCTTCCAATATAGATCAATGTTCGAGCCTTCTAGAATAAGCTTGAATAATTTTGCCTTCACTGTTGTGAATAACAGCACCACAAGATGTCCAGATTCCTGAAGTTATCAGTCATGAATCCAAACCTGTCGGGATGAAGGGTATTTTGCATTTCCTTGCTTCTGCAAATGTCATGAACTAGGGCCCAAATGTTTGACAATAAGCCAGTTGTGGTTATCTATAGAGGAATAAGTTtgtaacttttattgatgaatttGATATTAGTTTACAGTGATATATATACAAGTGAACAGCCCTAATATGTAGTGAATCAAGCTACCAATCTCCTAATAATTCTCAACAAATCAGAATTGGAAA from Glycine soja cultivar W05 chromosome 8, ASM419377v2, whole genome shotgun sequence includes:
- the LOC114423342 gene encoding aspartyl protease family protein 2-like is translated as MVLRVSLILVLLVLHCSCTVESIWGHHNDLNKNGSSLAAVKFPDHAHFNAVSSSTETGCSFSKSEKFEPSVATMASNEDTDGKEGEAFVAAKQHKQSVKLNLRHHSVSKDSEPKKSVVDSTGRDLKRIQTLHRRVIEKKNQNTISRLEKAQEHSKKSYKPPTVAAAAPPEYLSGQLMATLESGVSLGSGEYFMDVFVGTPPKHFSLILDTGSDLNWIQCVPCYACFEQNGPYYDPKDSSSFKNITCRDPRCQLVSSPDPPQPCKGETQSCPYFYWYGDSSNTTGDFALETFTVNLTTPEGKPELKIVENVMFGCGHWNRGLFHGAAGLLGLGRGPLSFATQLQSLYGHSFSYCLVDRNSNSSVSSKLIFGEDKELLSHPNLNFTSFVGGKENPVDTFYYVQIKSIMVGGEVLKIPEETWHLSAQGGGGGTIIDSGTTLTYFAEPAYEIIKEAFMRKIKGFPLVETFPPLKPCYNVSGVEKMELPEFAILFADGAVWNFPVENYFIQIEPEDVVCLAVLGTPMSALSIIGNYQQQNFHILYDVKKSRIGYAPMNCADV